The window GTGTTCATATACTgaaatcatgtgacacttaatTTGTTAAAGTCCCCCTGTGTGCAATCTGTGTGACTtcagaaggtaattggttgcaccagatcttatttaggggattcatagcaaagggggtgaatacatatgcacgcaccacttttccatttggaatgtttttttcatttcacttcaccaataaaaatctgtttaaaatacaggttgcaatgcaacaaaataggaaaaattccaagggggacgaatacttttgcaaggcactgtaggtaggatgTGAGTTCTGCGCTGGCCCGCTGTTGTGCACTTAGTGACTGTTTGCTTAGCTCTCCCAAGAAGACTGCCCATTGATTTGTTCTATTGTGAACATGCCCAATTGATCTCAGTCAAAATTGTCCGAAATCACCATTGAAAGGGTTTCGTATCGCACTGTAGGCCTACAATGTTTAGTTCCAAATCACCATTCAAAGTTATCAGTACCACATACAACCATATGTTTGGTTTATATTTATCAAATGTATTTGCACACAAGAAAATACAATATTGGTAAGATGATTTCCACATCGAAGTCTAATGATTAGACTCTAAATCGGGTGATTTGTGCATGACAGAGGCTTCATTACAGATAATTTACTGCGTTGCTAGGCAACACAACTACACGCTCCCCCAGCCctgggaaaaataaataaatagacaaTACAATCGTATATCAACAATGTTTGGACAGGTCGATGAGACGATGTGTCATTCCAGACATCGCCCAACCCTAGCCTACATCCACAGTAATGCAAAAATAAATTCTGATATGGCAATGCAAATATAAAAATGGTTCTATACAAGTATTTAAAAGCTGCGatgtgtaactttttgggcgaccaaccaaattctcattgaaagcaagtctaagatgctatgcttcctgttcttaagtttcttttactttctgttttgtacaccagcttcaaacagctgaaaatacaatatttttggttatttaaATGATATTTCAgagcggtttagatggtataatgattcttgttttgtcacaaagtGAAATTAAGTGAACTATTAGAGTtttacaggagaggagactgacacAGAAAgtaagtgagagcgagagagacaggaagatatAGGGATGAACTTACTTAGTGTGCTCAATAGGTGTCCTCCACTGCGAGTTGGTGATGgtggggaggtggtggtggtgacagtggTGAGGACAGGCATGCCCTGGTGGGGTGGTGGCCCTGTGGGGGGACCCCCAGGGGGTCTAGGGGGAGGGGGGTGCCGGGACTCGTCCTCAGAGTCACTACCGCTGGAACTGTCCCCACTACTGGAGGATGAGGAGCTGTGGGAGTCTGAGGACGAGTCCCCACTACTCATCTGGTCCATGACCCGCGCCTCTGCCATTAGCTCtgtagcacgcacacacacacacacacacacacacacacacacacacacacacacacacacacacacacacacacacacacacacacacacacacagatatgacCATGGACTAGAATTTGTACaaatatacagaacaaaaatataaaacccaacatgcaacaatttcaaagatttcactGGTCAGgtcatatcaggaaatcagtcaattgaaataaataaattgtgtcctaatctatggatttcacacttgtccccagcacaaatgTCAAATTACTGGAATATTTTATTAGATGGTTTGAGAGAAGGATAGCTTTTACACATGATGCTCTACTTGTGGTTACATACCTCTCTCAATGTCATCCATGGGGGAGGCAGGGGACATATTCTCTTTGGGAGGAGAGCTCTTGGAGCCTGCTGGGGTCTTGCTGctgctaccattaccactagtctTCATCTGCTGGCTCAGACGACTGGTCTGCTGCTCTATACGAGACTGGATCTTACTGCTGCCTTCAGCCCTGACAACAAACAAACGATTATAGTTAACAACTAAATATGTAATGCAAATCAGAATGACAAGATAATCTAGATAGGAAGCAGTTCAAAATGGGGAGTtagtgtccaataagaaatgcttatTGTTTCTccattgcaaaaatgttttgctacagttTGCCCAAATAAACAAGTTGACCGTAGTCTGTCCACCCACCTGGTCTTCTTGACAGCAATGTTGCTGTTGAGTTTCTCCAGACGGTACTCTCCAGTATCGTGGTTTACGATGAGAATACATTCCTTCATATAAGGCCTCTTGGATCCTTTGAAGACTGTTACAGGGGCAGTGGATCCCTATGTTAAAACGGAAAATCAAGGTAATCAGTTGATCACTGGATATAGAGATTAAAGGAGGGGATAATTTATGTGCTTAATTCTTACCTCCAGATTGGGCAGTGTGATAGTAACTAGTTCTCCCTTTCCCACCTCCAGCTCCCCCACACAGGCGGTGTCAATGGAGGCTGGTTTAAAGTCATCTGGATCAAAGAGATAAGAACAGTCTGAGCTCCAAACTACTGAATTACACAGCAAAGCATATGGGCAGACTGAAGGCTACGCACAAAAACATCCTTGGTTTGGTCCATTCTGATAAAATGAAGTTGAAGTTACCATTGTTCATCAACAGATGGAGCCACAAGGCCACCACTATTGTTGTAGCTACTCAAACGAATCAATGGATGCCAGAAGCAAGTGCGGCTAGCCAAAAGCCCAATTAAAAGTACAAACATGTAATAGTACGGTTTAAACAAAGGACTCTAAATGGACCACTAGATCACTTTTAATAAAGTGACATCAATTTAGACGAAGTAGCTAGCTATTTAATTTGAATCATACATTTTGGGGattaacgttaactagctagctaatagtatcatagcaagctagctagcaagtaTGATCAAAATGCCACTTACATCTCACCGTGTGGTAAGCGCCTTTTGGTTGTTTCTCAAATGTTTCGCCTAATTTCAAAACATGTTCGAGATTATCAAAGTTTGAGTATGTTATTCCATTCATATTCTAGTAAAGGTTTCAACCATATGTTAACAAACATTAAACTTTCCACCTCCATTCGATACCATCTATGAGCGAATTATGGACTTCAAGAGATAAAATTCTGCCCTTTCTTCGTTGTGATTGGTCAGACTGGTCTATTTGCGTTTTTTGATTCGTTCAAAGGCTTGTCAATCAACAATTGAATAATTTCAGGCGGAAGTAGTTTCCGTGCTAATGTCACATGACATGGATTTTCAtaaaacagtacagtacagtatgaagatagactaaaactgcttctccaatagaaatccccgatcacGCTTATAAacgatgtcatggcgacgttggctagctaagctcatgcgcAAAAACACGTCATCAGTTTGTTCTTATGTCAGAAGATTTTGTTGTGAGTTAGaagattttattttaaaataaactaCTATTAATGTTCATTGGAGAGACtgatattttgttttattttgatccaaatgatATGGACGGTGATTTAACATTCAAAGCTCATTTGTTTATTCTTTATCCATAAAATGAAGTGGGCGGAGAACAAAACCCTCTTCACGTTATTGAAGATAGAattgaaatattattttgaaatgatcagtaaatgtaaaaacaaaaaagcaatacGCACCATAAAACTTTAATACAAATTGAAAATGTATCTTGATATGTAATACTGTTAGTTTTATGTACTATTTTTTGTatatttctgttttgtgtttgttttattcataataataaaaaataaaaaagtctaACGGTCGTCTCGTGCCTAACCGCACATgtgcaggccgtcaaatcaaagACACTCCTTCGATATAAAGTAGATTTTTACGAAAATGAAATGTTTCATATTGTCACTTTCACGacgttggagtaataacatgttcaactacttaagacattgtgTGAAATCTAAGTTGTGCGTTTAGATTTTGAGACAATTCACAACTAATGAAGAatctttcacttctctcattgacttatCAAACCCCAAACACCGGCCTGGTCTGTTTCGTAAACATTCCCGGGAGTCTCacgatgttgcgcctctgggcTTTGAAACTCTGTGTTATAACCTTACAAGTGTTTTATCTTTATGGAGcttctacactatatatacaaaatatatatactatatattaaacatggcaccgtcataggatgccacctttccaacaaatcaatTTTGTCaaatttttgccctgctagagctgccccatcAACtgaaagtgctgttattgtgaagtggaaatgtctaggagctacacctgcaaagtggtaggccacacaagctcacagaacaggactgacgagtgctgaagcgtgtagagcgtaaaaatcatctgtcatcggttgcaacactcaatatTGAGTTTCAAACTGCCTTTGGCAGCaaggtcagcacaagaactgttgataggaagcttcatgaaatgggttttcttGACCGAGCagttgcacacaagcctaagatcaccatgcacaatgccaagcgtcagctggactggtgtaaagcttgccgccattggactctggagcagtggacacacattctctggagtgatgaatcacgcttcaccatctggcagtccgacagactaaACTGGGTTTGGCGAATTcctggagaacgctacctgccccaatgcatagtgccaactgtaaagtttggtggaggaggaataatggtctgggactttttttcatggttcgggctaggccccttagttccagtgatgggAAATCATAACGCTACaggatacaatgacattctagacaattttgtgtttccaactttgtggcaacagttaggggaagtccctttcctgtttcagcatgagaatgtccctgtgcacaaagcgaggtccatacagaaatgctttGTTGAGATgtgtgtagaagaacttgactggcctgcacagagccctcacctcaaccccatcaaacccctttggaatgaattggaatgctgactgcgagccaggcctaattgcctaacatcagtgcccaaccttactaatgctcttgtgaccgAAAGGAAGCATATCCTCGCaggaatgttccaacatctattggaaagctTTTGCAGAAGAGTGGAGGgtattatagcagcaaaagggggaccaactccatatgaatgcccatgattttggaatgagatgtttaacgagcaggtgtccaacatacttttggtcatgtagtgtatatgacAACATCACACAGAAcagagtgtgatggagaggagtCGTCGATGGCCTGCTCCAAAGATTTGATGGGCCTATAATAAGTAGACAAACAAACACAGCCAAGGCCCAATTCAGacgtttttatatcaatatcaaataatttctgggtaacaattaagtaggCTACCTCAATGgaatagatttccattaaaatagGCAAAATAGCTGTTTAGCAAAAAACTCCAACTGAAAACTTgctggcagagaggtttggaactctctttgttattagtctattaaccaatttaatAGATGCCATGGAAAGCCAAAACTATTCAAACTTTCTGATTAGAAGGTACTGTGTAGATTGTATtctcaaccagcaactatcaggaaataacactgcaCAATGTTTTTCatacttttacagtgttagtttcatcagctgttgtaatatgaaataaaacacaaaaataaaacacaaaaataatgtttttgactgcactgggccttttacCCTTTTCAACTCTTAGAACTTTTGATGTTATTAAAGACAACATACAGCATATAGCCAAGTATTTCATAATACAGACCAGCATTGTTTGCATTGTTAAAAAAGAGTTGTGATTCTTAAGACaatgagagagatacagtagcCTAGTAGGCCAATACTTTGAACAGCTGGTCTAAGTAATGAATTAGTTACAGTCATTTGCTACTATGACGATGGAATAGCTGAGCCTATGGGGCCGGGCTCTAACCCGAAAGCCTTGTTGTGGTAATAATAAGCTCTTTTCCTTTCCTAATCTGCTAATGAATCCTAATCCTTTAATGCCTGCTATGTCTGTACTTTTGCTGTCTGCATAAACCATAGCCTATGTACCCCATTTAAACAGTAGGCTAGCTAGAGGATCAATTGTAGAGAAAGAGAACGTGAAGATTATGCAAGTCAAGACCACATTCATATGACAACATTGGTCACTGTAACTGTATATGCCCGAATCACCTCAACGAGCTGAAAAGGTTGAAGTGCCAATCCCATCAGCTTCGTCTGGACCATGTTGTTGGAGAATGACGTCAAGTGTGGTGTGTTCCTGTAAATGACAaccaggtagagagggagggagggagggagagagacagcgagggagggaaagagggagacagagaggtagggaggtagcgagacagagagggagggagggagggaatgagagagacaaTTGGCAATATAATGAAAGAGAAAGGATGAGGTGAGGTAGAAGGGTAAAAGGCCTATAGAGATATAATGATAGGGTGGAGTGGAGAACACTGAAATGTAAATtaaaggggagggaaagagagagagagattctttgCTAATTTATGGTGCAAATGTGTACAGTGCAGTACTTTTGGTAGACCCAACCAAAAACTTGGCATAGGCCTACTGCATCTTTACCATATTAGTGTATGGTATCCATGACGAGAGCCCCATCCATGTGAAAGGAAAGCAGTAGGGGTTCTGTCAACATGAATGGAAGGAAACAAAGGCAATCCTATGGTGATATCAGTTGCCAGGGATTGCCCTTGAACTATCCTAGCAGC of the Oncorhynchus clarkii lewisi isolate Uvic-CL-2024 chromosome 3, UVic_Ocla_1.0, whole genome shotgun sequence genome contains:
- the LOC139400973 gene encoding ELL-associated factor 2-like, with translation MNGITYSNFDNLEHVLKLGETFEKQPKGAYHTVRYDFKPASIDTACVGELEVGKGELVTITLPNLEGSTAPVTVFKGSKRPYMKECILIVNHDTGEYRLEKLNSNIAVKKTRAEGSSKIQSRIEQQTSRLSQQMKTSGNGSSSKTPAGSKSSPPKENMSPASPMDDIERELMAEARVMDQMSSGDSSSDSHSSSSSSSGDSSSGSDSEDESRHPPPPRPPGGPPTGPPPHQGMPVLTTVTTTTSPPSPTRSGGHLLSTLKNDLQLSESGSESDDD